From the genome of Perca flavescens isolate YP-PL-M2 chromosome 12, PFLA_1.0, whole genome shotgun sequence, one region includes:
- the opn7a gene encoding opsin 7, group member a, translated as MESLDEDIAFHSNIPVPLDITVAVVYSVFGVCSLFGNSTLLYVSYKKKHLLKPAEYFIINLAISDLGLTLSLYPMAITSSFYHRWLYGKTVCSIYAFCGVLFGLCSLTTLTLLSMVCFVKVCHPLYGNRFNSLHGRLLIAFAWVYALLFACSPLAHWGKYGPEPYGTACCIDWRLSNQHTPARSYTVALFLFCYIIPCCIILASYTGILVTVHASRKTMEQHAMRQTHISSCQTITVKLSVAVCIGFFAAWSPYALVSMWAAFGHIENIPPLAFAFPAMFAKSSTIYNPIIYLMLRPNVRRVVRRDLATLFHACLKGCLCSQEPATCCSKPEIRLRSIHRQTNQFPSSNSSAQPPMVALKDHSCEKCKDAFDCFRHYPRMCSITNAAANGDSSKDQDTPVPQTHEQKTQSKCHKKSLLAIMCAKRTSEIDNFHINLEMVPGHAKVAWP; from the exons ATGGAGTCGTTAGATGAAGACATTGCCTTCCACTCCAACATACCTGTGCCACTGGATATAACCGTGGCTGTGGTCTACTCTGTTTTTG GAGTATGTTCACTGTTTGGCAACAGCACCTTGCTGTATGTCTCCTACAAGAAAAAGCACCTCCTGAAACCAGCCGAGTACTTCATCATCAACCTAGCCATTAGTGACTTGGGCCTGACTCTGTCCCTCTACCCCATGGCCATAACGTCAAGCTTCTACCACAG GTGGCTGTATGGGAAAACAGTGTGCTCCATATATGCTTTTTGTGGCGTGTTGTTTGGCCTCTGCAGTCTGACCACTCTAACCTTGCTAAGCATGGTGTGCTTTGTGAAAGTATGTCATCCGCTCTATG GGAACAGGTTTAACTCCCTCCACGGCCGTCTGCTCATTGCCTTTGCTTGGGTCTATGCCCTGTTGTTTGCCTGCTCCCCGCTGGCACACTGGGGGAAATATGGACCAGAGCCTTATGGCACCGCCTGTTGCATTGACTGGCGCCTGTCCAATCAGCACACTCCAGCACGCTCCTACACTGTGGCACTGTTTCTCTTCTGCTACATCATACCATGCTGTATTATTTTAGCATCCTACACGGGAATACTGGTCACAGTGCACGCTTCCCGCAAGACTATGGAACAGCACGCAATGAGGCAGACACACATAAGCAGCTGCCAGACAATTACTGTTAAG CTAAGTGTTGCTGTCTGCATCGGTTTCTTTGCGGCATGGAGTCCATATGCTTTGGTGTCCATGTGGGCTGCCTTTGGACACATTGAGAACATCCCTCCTCTGGCATTTGCCTTCCCCGCCATGTTTGCTAAGTCCTCCACCATCTACAACCCAATCATCTACCTAATGCTGAGGCCAAACGTCCGCAGGGTGGTGCGCAGGGACCTGGCTACTCTATTCCACGCCTGTCTGAAGGGCTGCCTCTGCTCCCAGGAGCCAGCTACGTGCTGCTCCAAGCCAGAAATCAGACTACGCTCAATCCATAGACAGACCAACCAATTCCCTTCATCCAACTCCTCTGCTCAACCTCCTATGGTAGCATTAAAGGACCACAGCTGTGAGAAGTGCAAGGATGCTTTTGATTGCTTCAGACACTACCCTCGAATGTGCAGCATCACTAACGCTGCTGCCAATGGAGACTCATCTAAGGATCAAGACACTCCAGTTCCCCAAACACATGAGCAGAAGACACAAAGCAAGTGCCACAAGAAGTCTTTGCTGGCCATCATGTGTGCAAAAAGGACTTCAGAAATAGACAACTTCCATATTAATTTAGAGATGGTTCCAGGGCATGCAAAAGTGGCTTGGCCCTAA
- the irf4a gene encoding interferon regulatory factor 4a: MITFKNRTLRASKQISAGRARVINEMNLDEDSGVSVNCGNGKLRQWLIDQIDSRVYPGLIWENDEKSIFRIPWKHAGKQDYNRDEDAALFKAWALFKGKYKEGVDKPDPPTWKTRLRCALNKSNDFDELVERSQLDISDPYKVYRIIPEAAKRGMKMSVEETPSPVNALGYIPPYTSMHNQVSGYMVSQERRDWRDYSPPEQQPLPPPHHHGPHAELQYGQCHYPSPFSRTWPGSHTENGFQLSFHTYFSESQPSVYSIDQNNAITDFSLHVSLYYRESLVKEVTTTSPEGCRITSPSSSSPSSSSSSSPCPEDKLHSGAEMILFPFPYPESQRQGAEMLPNVLEKGVLLWMTPDGLYAKRLCQGRVYWEGPLAPYMDKPNKLEKEQPCKLFDTQQFLIELQDFAHNGRHLPRHQVVLCFGDEYPDPQRPRKMITAQVEPVFARKLVYYYQQNNGHYMRAFDHIQEQNTSPTNDYPSQRSLQHIQE; this comes from the exons ATGATAACATTTAAGAATAGGACCCTGAGAGCTTCAAAACAGATTTCAGCGGGGAGAGCTCGCGTAATCAACG AGATGAACCTAGATGAGGACAGTGGCGTGTCAGTCAACTGTGGCAACGGTAAACTGAGACAATGGCTGATTGATCAGATTGACAGCAGGGTATATCCTGGCCTGATTTGGGAAAATGACGAAAAAAGCATCTTTAGGATTCCATGGAAACATGCAGGAAAACAAGACTATAACAGAGACGAGGATGCTGCGCTCTTCAAG GCATGGGCATTATTTAAGGGAAAATATAAGGAAGGAGTCGACAAGCCAGATCCCCCCACATGGAAAACAAGACTACGCTGTGCTCTTAATAAAAGCAATGACTTTGATGAGTTAGTGGAAAGAAGCCAACTAGACATCTCAGACCCCTATAAAGTCTACAGAATCATTCCAGAAGCAGCCAAAAGAG GAATGAAAATGAGTGTAGAGGAGACACCATCACCTGTAAACGCCCTTGGCTATATTCCTCCATATACGTCTATGCACAACCAG GTATCCGGCTATATGGTTTCTCAGGAGAGAAGGGACTGGAGGGATTACTCACCCCCAGAACAAcaacctcttcctcctccacatcACCATGGGCCACATGCAGAGCTGCAGTATGGTCAGTGCCACTACCCGTCACCTTTCAGTCGTACTTGGCCGGGGTCACACACAGAAAATG GTTTTCAGCTCTCCTTCCACACCTACTTTTCAGAGTCCCAACCGTCCGTGTATTCAATCGACCAAAACAATGCCATAACAG ATTTCAGCCTGCATGTGTCCCTATACTACAGAGAGTCTTTGGTGAAGGAGGTTACCACCACCAGCCCAGAAGGTTGTCGGAtcacctctccttcctcctcttctccatcctcttcctcctcttcttccccaTGCCCAGAGGACAAGCTTCACAGCGGGGCAGAGATGATTCTTTTTCCATTCCCGTACCCTGAGTCTCAGAGGCAGGGTGCTGAGATGCTTCCTAATGTACTGGAGAAGGGGGTGCTTCTGTGGATGACACCTGATGGCTTATACGCTAAGCGCCTCTGCCAGGGACGAGTGTACTGGGAAGGACCTCTGGCTCCATATATGGATAAACCCAACAAGCTGGAGAAGGAGCAGCCATGCAAACTGTTTGACACCCAGCAATTCCTTATTG AGCTTCAAGATTTTGCCCATAATGGCCGACATTTACCGAGACACCAGGTGGTGCTATGTTTTGGAGACGAGTACCCCGACCCCCAGCGCCCGAGGAAGATGATCAcagcacag GTGGAGCCAGTGTTTGCCAGAAAACTGGTGTACTATTACCAGCAGAACAATGGCCACTACATGCGGGCTTTTGATCACATCCAGGAACAGAACACATCTCCAACAAACGACTATCCTTCCCAGAGATCTCTACAGCATATTCaggagtga
- the dusp22b gene encoding dual specificity protein phosphatase 22-B — protein sequence MGNGINKVLPDLYLGNFKDARDREQLARNNITHILSIHDSAAPILQEMTYLCISAADLPTQNLTQHFKQSIMFMHESRLKGEGCLVHCLAGVSRSVTLVVAYIMTVTRLGWQEALAAVRVVRPCAGPNLGFQRQLQEFEATQADQFREWLQKEYKDSPFNDEADLRDLLARMSKVNGEMVEK from the exons ATGGGGAATGGCATCAATAAG GTCCTGCCTGACTTGTACTTGGGGAATTTCAAAG ATGCAAGAGACCGAGAACAGTTAGCCAgaaacaacatcacacacatccTGTCCATTCATGACAGTGCAGCTCCCATCCTCCAG GAGATGACCTATCTCTGCATTTCAGCAGCTGACCTGCCCACACAAAACCT GACTCAACACTTTAAACAAAGTATAATGTTCATGCACGAGTCCCGCCTCAAAGGAGAAGGCTGCCTCGTTCACTG TTTGGCAGGTGTGTCCCGCAGTGTCACCCTGGTGGTGGCTTACATCATGACGGTGACAAGACTGGGCTGGCAGGAGGCGCTGGCTGCGGTGAGGGTGGTCCGGCCCTGTGCTGGCCCCAACCTGGGCTTTCAGCGCCAGCTCCAGGAGTTTGAGGCTACTCAAGCTGATCAG TTCAGAGAATGGCTACAGAAGGAATATAAGGACAGCCCCTTCAACGATGAGGCAGATCTACGTGACTTGCTTGCCAGGATGTCTAAAGTCAATGGTGAAATGGTGGAAAAATAG
- the ripk1l gene encoding receptor-interacting serine/threonine-protein kinase 1, with protein sequence MATAPQSLHMRSTDLIKKEALDYGGFGEVYLCYHVTLGQVVLKTMYTGPIRTEENKRSLLEEGNIMASLNHERVVKLLGVIMEDRDCSLVMELLPRGNLSVMLDTVPVPISIKGRIILEILEGMVYLTERNVIHKDIKPENILVDKDFHIKIADLGLATCQTWSKLTKEESRRKSCLGRSAGVRGAGTLSYMAPEHLESIHTPSTEKSDVYSFAIVVWVILTREEPYANARSEEQISQCVRNGDRPTEDLIPHDTPEEIIQLMKRCWDHNPLQRPTFKEGYDFFFPIYMATLEPHIEEDLLDLRKLYEGPDDLVEKMKSLSISQDFFSADCPAPLVSSDRSVPVPVEASIEDMHDIQYEPHVESVQTDAKPARPPSALEEKLGRELQYHKHGSYNCEPDVANSYHPKNLNPFLHNHFSPADHAIRQPEQDRPSNASSVHSWTKAEPVQPTSQEEAWYRPTAGLYDSMNSSTPTPSHLLMSSSSPSLSQFNQQHPHSHYDRQQSWPAYPVSDTSAPDISPGRLLTPSKNCLNQDPGSLYIQNASGIQIGNSNTMSIRSYDPSNSSLLSNASANSPIEEAILKYEDHAVTEEHLDLLSDNIGGKWKRCARRLGLTSVEIETIEHDCFRDGLPEMVHQMLDQWKMKEGSVGCTIGKLCRALKGNIKVDVIQKILDVCGSSS encoded by the exons ATGGCCACCGCGCCGCAGTCACTTCATATGAGATCGACTGATCTCATCAAAAAAGAGGCCCTGGACTACGGAGGATTTGGAGAAGTTTACCTGTGCTACCATGTAACCCTCGGTCAGGTGGTGTTGAAGACCATGTATACAGGCCCCATCCGCACTGA GGAGAATAAAAGGTCGCTGCTGGAGGAGGGAAACATCATGGCAAGCCTGAACCATGAACGGGTGGTCAAGTTGCTGGGTGTGATCATGGAAGATAGAGACTGCTCACTAGTTATGGAACTCCTCCCCAGAGGCAACCTGTCGGTCATGCTAGACACG GTCCCTGTGCCAATATCCATCAAAGGCAGAATCATTTTAGAGATTTTGGAAGGGATGGTGTATCTCACAGAAAGAAATGTCATACACAAGGACATCAAGCCAGAAAACATTTTAGTGGACAAGGATTTTCACATCAAG ATTGCAGACCTTGGCCTGGCCACCTGTCAAACATGGAGCAAACTCACAAAGGAGGAGTCTCGCAGGAAGAGTTGTTTAGGTCGATCAGCAGGGGTGAGAGGTGCCGGCACACTGAGCTACATGGCCCCTGAGCACCTGGAGAGTATACATACACCCTCTACTGAGAAATCTGACGTCTACAGCTTTGCAATTGTGGTTTGGGTCATCCTCACAAGGGAAGAGCCATATGCAA ACGCAAGAAGTGAAGAACAAATCAGCCAGTGTGTCCGAAACGGCGACCGACCTACAGAGGACCTTATTCCACACGACACGCCTGAAGAGATAATTCAGCTCATGAAGAGGTGCTGGGATCACAACCCGCTGCAACGGCCAACatttaaag AGGGCTACGACTTCTTCTTTCCTATTTACATGGCAACGCTTGAACCACACATAGAGGAAGATTTACTTGATCTGAGg aAATTATATGAAGGCCCAGATGACCTTGTCGAGAAGATGAAATCTTTATCAATCTCCCAAGATTTTTTTTCGGCAG ATTGCCCAGCTCCTTTGGTGAGTTCAGACAGAAGTGTACCTGTGCCAGTTGAAGCCAGTATTGAGGACATGCATGACATTCAATATGAGCCACATGTGGAGTCTGTTCAGACAGACGCAAAGCCAGCCAGGCCCCCTTCAGCTTTGGAGGAGAAACTGGGTCGGGAGCTTCAGTACCACAAACATGGTAGCTATAACTGTGAGCCTGACGTTGCCAACAGCTACCATCCCAAAAACTTAAATCCTTTCCTGCATAACCACTTCAGCCCTGCAGATCACGCTATCAGGCAACCAGAACAAGACAGGCCCTCTAATGCATCCTCTGTCCATTCCTGGACAAAAGCTGAACCGGTGCAGCCCACCAGCCAGGAAGAGGCTTGGTATCGCCCTACTGCTGGTCTCTATGACTCCATGAACTCTTCCACACCTACTCCATCCCACTTGCTAATGTCTTCCAGCAGCCCGTCTCTATCACAATTTAACCAGCAACATCCACATTCCCACTATGACCGCCAGCAGTCCTGGCCAGCATACCCAGTGTCTGATACATCTGCTCCTGACATCAGTCCTGGGCGTCTCCTGACCCCTTCCAAGAACTGCTTAAATCAAGATCCAG GATCTCTTTACATTCAAAATGCCAGCGGGATCCAGATTGGGAACAGCAACACGATGAGCATCAGAAGTTACGATCCCTCCAACAGTTCTCTACTTTCTAACGCCTCAGCTAACTCTCCCATCGAAGAAGCCATTCTGAAATATG AGGACCATGCTGTGACCGAGGAGCACCTTGATCTGCTGAGCGACAACATTGGAGGCAAATGGAAGCGTTGCGCGCGGCGACTAGGTCTGACcagtgtagaaatagagaccaTTGAACACGACTGTTTCCGGGATGGCCTTCCAGAAATGGTGCACCAGATGCTGGATCAATGGAAAATGAAGGAGGGAAGTGTCGGCTGCACAATCGGGAAGCTTTGTCGTGCTCTGAAAGGCAACATAAAGGTAGACGTCATCCAGAAAATATTGGACGTCTGCGGTTCTTCATCTTAG